The following DNA comes from Agromyces mangrovi.
GAGGCTGCGGCCGAGGCCACCGAGGAGGAAGAGGAAGAGGCGCACGACCCCTACGAGGAGTTCCGCCGCGAGCTGCGCTTCCTCCCGGGCAAGTGGTACGTCATCCACTCCTACGCCGGCTTCGAGCGTCGCGTGAAGGCGAACATCGAGCAGCGTCGCGAGACCATGGCCATGGCCGACTACGTCTACCAGGTCGAGGTCCCCATGGAAGACGTGGTCGAGATCAAGAACGGCCAGCGCAAGATGGTCAACCGCGTGCGCATCCCGGGCTACGTGCTCGTGCGCATGGAGCTCAACGAGGAGAGCTGGTCGGTCATCCGCCACACTCCCGGCGTCACCGGCTTCGTGGGCAACGCGCACAACCCGACCCCGCTCCGCTTCGAGGAGGCCTTCGGCATGCTGAAGAGCCTCGTCGAGCCCAAGGAGGCGCCCGTCAAGGCCGGCAAGGCCGCGGGCGGCACCGCCGCGGCGCGTCCGATCCCCGCCGAGGTCGACTTCGAGGTCGGCGAGACGATCACCATCAAGGACGGCTCGTTCGCGGGCCTGCCCGGTTCGATCAGCGAGATCAAGCCCGAGAGCGGCAAG
Coding sequences within:
- the nusG gene encoding transcription termination/antitermination protein NusG → MAKTEREDVDWATAAEQSSEDDEAQEGNSLQRDEQSSEPAEHRAVHIVDDEGNDVDLDAVLDSLAEAADPEADAVVDDALDIDSAEEAEAAAEATEEEEEEAHDPYEEFRRELRFLPGKWYVIHSYAGFERRVKANIEQRRETMAMADYVYQVEVPMEDVVEIKNGQRKMVNRVRIPGYVLVRMELNEESWSVIRHTPGVTGFVGNAHNPTPLRFEEAFGMLKSLVEPKEAPVKAGKAAGGTAAARPIPAEVDFEVGETITIKDGSFAGLPGSISEIKPESGKLTVLVSLFERETPVELSFDQVTKL